AGACTGACCGGGCGTCGACCAGTAAAGCCGACACCTCGCCCGCCTCGACCAATCAGCCTCGTTCGTCCGTCGTTCACCGGTATGGCAATCCGCGCTGCGCGGAGTAACTCCTCACTGCCGTCGAGGTTATGCGTCGAACAGGTCACGAGCAAGCAAACGCGTCATCAAGCGTGTCTTACGTCCTTGCATCTCCACACCCGGCCAGACATCCCCACTGTCGCCCGGATTGCCCCACTTGGGGCCTGCGGACCGCGTGCTGGTCTCGCGCGGGCCGCTTCCGTGATCTCGACGTATCCGGGGATGCTGAAGTGCCCATGCGGATTCAGGCGGAGGGCACCAGGTCGCGGCGGTGCAGGAACGCCAGCCCCGCTGCGGCCAGGGTGACGGCCACCGCGGTCAGCCCCAGCAGCGGCGCCACCGATGACGAGGCGCCGCCCAGCAACATCGCCGGCACGTGCACATACGGCGAAAGGTCCAGGAGGACCCCGGTGACCAGCTTGAACTCCGCGAGCAGGTCCACGACCAGGAAGAGGCCGAGCGCGGTCCAGCTCGCGGCCGCGGCCAGCCGCGGCAGCACGCCGAACAGCAGCGTCGCGATCCCGACCACGGTCCAGACCGCGGGCAGGTAGGCCAGCGTGGCCCCGGCGACACGGGCCACGTCGCCGTCGTAGGCGAGCCCCGCCGCCGCGCCCAGCACGGTCAGCAGCAGCGCCGGGCCCACGGTGGCGAACACCAGATGACTCAGCGCCCAGCGCAGCCGGCCGACAGGGGTGGACAGCAGCAGGTCGGCCCGGCCCGCCGCCTCCTCACCACGGGCGCGCAGCGCCGACACCAGCGCCGCCCCCGTGACGAGCTGGCTGAGCACATACATCACGAACGTGAAGAAGACATCCGAGATGCGGGCGTCGGGGCCGCCGATGGTCGAGGCCAGCTCCTGGAACTGCGGCGTGTCCAGCTGGGTGTCCAAGCCGCGCGCCGACATGCCGAGCAGGGCACCCAGCAGGCCGAAACCGATGGCGAAGCCCGCGAGCGTGCCCCGGTGCAGCCGCCCGGCCAGGCCGAACGCGCCCGGCAGCCCTCCGGTGGCGGGCCCCTGGCGGGCGGGCAGCAGGCCGCCGGCCACGTCACGCCGTGTGGACAGCGCGAAGGCTGCCGCCGCCAGGGCGGCGACGAACAGCGCGACCAGCCCCAGCACCCACCACTGGTCGCCGGCGTAGGGCTTGGTCAGCCGGACCCAGCCGAACGGCGACAGCCACGCGAGCCAGCCGATGCCGGCGGTGTCGGCCACGGAGCGCAGCGCGAACAGCAGGCCGCCGATGGCGATCGCCATGCCACGCGCCGTACCGGACGACGCGGTGAGCTGCGCGGTGAGCGCGGCCACGGCCGCGAACGCCCAGCCGCCCGCAGCGGTGGAGAGCCCGAACAGCAGCGAGGAACCCGCAGGCAGGCCGTTGCCGACCAGGGCGGGCACTGACAGCAGGCCCAGCAGCAGGTTGGCGGCCAGCACGACCGCGAGCACGGCGGCCAGCGGGGCGTGGCGGCCGATGACACCCGACGACAGCAGCTCGCGTCGGCCGGTCTCTTCCTCGACCCGGGTGTGCCTGGTCACCAGCAGGATGCTGATCAGCCCGCCGATCAGCGCCCCGGACGATCCAAGCGTCCAGGCGGTCAGCCCGCCGACGCTCGCGTCGTAGATGTGGCCGCGCGTGGCCAGCTGCGCGGGGTTGCTCATCGAAGCCGCCGCGAAGGCGTCGCGGGCGGCCTGGTCGGCATACAGGGCCGTGGTGGAGGAGGCGATGCTCGCAGGCAGCAGCGCGCTGATCGCGATCCACACCGGCAGCAGCACGCGATCCCTGCGCAGAATGAGCCGGATCAGTACCCGGGTGCCGGTCATCTGACGGCTCCCTCATAGTGGCGCAGGAACAGCTCCTCCAATGTCGGTGGCCGTGTGGTCAATGTGCGTACGCCCGCGCCGGCCAGCTCGGCGAGCACCGCGGTGAGCGCGTCGCCGTCCACCTGGCAGCGCAGCCGGGCGCCATCCACGGTCAGGTCGTGCACGCCGGGCAGGGTGGCCAGACCGGGCGCGGGCCCGATCAGCTCGGCCGTCACCGAGGTGCGGGTGAGATGGCGCAGGTCGGCCAGGCTGCCGGACTCGACCGTACGACCGGCGCGGATGATGCTGACCCGGTCGCACAGCGTCTCGACCTCGGAGAGGATGTGGCTGGACAGCAGCACGGTGCGGCCGTTGCGCTTCTCCCGCAGAACGCACTCGTTGAAGACCGCCTCCATCAGCGGGTCCAGGCCCGAGGTCGGCTCGTCCAGCACCAGCAGCTCCACATCGGAGGCGAAGGCAGCCACCAGCGCCACCTTCTGCCGGTTGCCCTTGGAGTAGGTGCGGCACTTCTTGCGCGGGTCGAGCTCGAAGCGCTCGAGCAGCTCGGCACGCCGCCCGGGGTCGAGGCCGCCGCGTACCCTGCCCAGGAGATCGATGACCTCGCCGCCGGTCAGCGAGGGCCACAGGGTGACGTCACCGGGCACGTAGGCGAGCCTTCGGTGCAGTTCGGTGGCGTCGTGCCAGGGGTCACCGCCGAGTAACTCGACCCGGCCGCCGTCGGCGCGCATCTGACCCAGCAGGATACGGATCGTGGTGGTCTTGCCCGCGCCGTTGGGGCCGAGGAAGCCGTGCACCTCGCCTGTCTCGACGGTGAGGTCGAGCCTGTCCAGGGCCCTGGCCTGCCCGAAGGTCTTGACCAGGCCGTCGGCGCGCAGTGCAGCGTTCATCTGAAATGTGGCGCGAAGACCCGGCCCTTCAGGGCCGGGAGGAAGCGCCACCCTCCTTTCGAAAACTTTAGGGAAAGCTGTGGTCACGATCAGTAATATGTGCAGCGGGTGATGCTCTCGTAACAGAAGAGGCAGGAGGTGCGATGGCGATCCGCCGCTCGACCGCTAAGCGACAGGGATTGCCCTCGGTCGTGCAGCTCCGGCTCGCCCCCACCCCACCCCAGGCCGACGCCCTGACCGAGGCGATACTGGTGTGCAATCAGGCGGCCACCTTCGTCTCCCGCCTGGCCTGGCAGCAGCGCACCTTCGCCGTGCTGGAGCTGCACCGTCTGGCCTACCATCCCGTGCGCGCACAGGCCGCTGGGCTGGGCGCGCAGGCGGCCGTGCGGGCCATCGCCCGGGTCGCCGGCGCCTACGCCAACCGGCGCGCCACCAAGAAGCGGGCTCATGTGTTCCGCCCGTACGGAGCGGTCCCCTACGACGCGCGGCTGATGAGCTGGAACCGTGAAGCCCGCATCGTGTCGCTGTGGACCCCCACCGGCCGCGTGACCGTGCCGTACACCGGACGGCCAGAAGATCTCAAGGCCGTCGAGGCGCTGCCCATCGGGGAGGCCGACCTGCTCTATCGGCGCGGGGTGTGGCTGTTGCAGGTCACCGTCACCCTGCCCCGGCCGCATTTGCGCGAGCCGGCCAACGGCTTCCTCGGAGTGGATCAAGGAGTGGCCAACCTGGCGGCCACCAGTGACGGGGCGGTGCTGCCCGGAGCGGTGCTGCCCGGAGCGGCCCTGCCCGGCCCGATCCAAGGTAACGGCCACGTCCGCGCTCTGCGCGAGCGGCGCCATCGGCAGCGCCGCCGGTTGCAGAAGAAGGGCACTCCTGCGGCGCGGCGGGTGCTGCGCCGCCTGGGCGGGCGTGAGCGCCGGATGATGACCGACCTCAACCACCAGATCAGCAAGTACGTGGTGCGCGAAGCCGAACGCACCGGCCGCGGCATCGCCCTGGAAGACCTCCAGGGCATCCGCGGGCGGGCAAGGGCTCACCGGCTCCAGCGGCGCACCCTGCACTCCTGGGCGTTCGCCCAGCAGATCGCGTTCACCCGCTACAAGGCCGCCCGGGCCGGGATCGCCTTCACCCTGGTCGATCCCGCCTACACCTCCCAGGCTTGCCCGGAGTGCGGGTGGACTTCCAGGGCGAACCGGCCGGCGCGGGGCCGGTTCGTCTGCACCCGGTGTGGCCTCGCTGGGCATGCCGACCACATCGCGGCCCGCAACATCGCCACACGCGGCGCTGCGGGTCGGGCTGTTGTCAACCAGCCACACGCTACCGGCCTCCCTTCAGCCAGACGGGACCGTGAGAGCAAGCCACCGGCTTCAGCCGGTGGTAGTGGACTGTTGTCCCTCGAACTTCTCCAGACCCGTCCGCGCCTGTTCGAACAGCTCGCGGCCGAGGAACTCCGGTCTGATCAGGTCGAGCTGGGCCTTGCCGACGCGCAGCGCACCCTGCGGGGCGTAAAGGTCCGCGCCCAGCGCGCGGGAGACGTGCTCGTGCAGCACCGTGATGCCCAGCTTCATCGCCGTCAGCACGGTCGCGCGGGCGCGATGGTCGGCCTCGGAGTGCTGGTCTTCGTTGGCGAGATGCTCCTCCGTCACGCTCACGAGCTCGTCGAACATGGCGGCTGTCGCGGGAGAGCCCTCCACGAGCGCGCGGCCGAGGTACTTCATCAAGGGCGGCGCGGTGCGGTGAACACTCTCGATGAATTCGGGCTTTTCCAGGTTGCGGTCGGTGATGCCCGCGTTGACCTGCTCACGCACGTAGCTGAGGACGTACTCGTCACAAGCCAGCCGCAGCGCCTCCTTGGTGCCGAAGTGGTGCTGCACCAGGCCGGGCGAGACTCTGGCCGCCTCGGCGATCCCGCGGATCGTGGTGGCCTTGACCCCCTGCTCGGCGAACAACGTCATCGCGGCGTCGCGTATGCGGGCACGGGTCGTCAGATCCTCTTCAGAAATTGGTCGCACGTACCGTAGTTTATACAGATGTATTGGTTGCCATGCAAGTGTTCAATGCGCCATGGATATCCCTCGGCTCGCCCGCGACCGCGCTGCATCCTCTGCTGAACGCCACGGTGCGCGAAGCCGTCTCGGAATGGAGGAAGGGGCGAAGCAAGTGGCCGGACGCGGACGCGCAGGAACCGTACAAATACAGAACCTGCGCTGTCACGGACCCTGTGTCAGCGCAGGTACAGGTGGGAGAGCGGCAAAAAGCCAGCCAGGAACCGGGGTGCGGTTACGGGAGGTCTTCCTCCATGTCGATACCCTCCGCTTCGAGCGCCTCACGGATGACGCGGAAAGCGAGGCCTGCGGAGTAGCCCTTGCGCGCCAGCATGCCCGCCAGCCGCCGCGTACGTTTCTGCGGATCGAGTGATCGGGTGGAGGCGAGCTTGCGCTCTACCAGCCGCCGCGCCGTATCCGCCTCCTGGTCGGAATCCAGCCGCTCCACTGCCTCCTTGACCGTGTCGGTGTCCACACCCCGATGTCGCAGCTCGGCGGCCAGGGCGCGCTTGGCCAGGCCCCGGCTGTGGTGGCGTGAGTCGACCCAGGCCGCGGCGAACGCCTCGTCGTTGATCAGCCCGAGCTCGGAGAAGCGGCTGAGGACCGCCTCGGCGGCCTCGTCCGGCACGTCACGTTTGCGAAGAGCTTCGGCGAGCTGGGCGCGCGTCTTGGGTGCCATGGTGAGGAGACGGAGACAAATGGCCCGGGCCACCGACTCCGGATCCGCGTCACGCTCGTTTCCGGCAGAGCCCTCACCACCCCGCCTCCCTCGCGCGACGCGGTCACCATCCCGCCCTCCGGTCTCACTATCCTGCCCTCGACTCTCACCGTCCGGCCCAGCCCCCGCACCGAGCCCTCCAGACGGCCAGCCCTGCTCTGCCCCTCCAGACGGCCAGCCCCGTTCTTCTCCTT
This genomic interval from Nonomuraea helvata contains the following:
- a CDS encoding TetR/AcrR family transcriptional regulator; this translates as MTLFAEQGVKATTIRGIAEAARVSPGLVQHHFGTKEALRLACDEYVLSYVREQVNAGITDRNLEKPEFIESVHRTAPPLMKYLGRALVEGSPATAAMFDELVSVTEEHLANEDQHSEADHRARATVLTAMKLGITVLHEHVSRALGADLYAPQGALRVGKAQLDLIRPEFLGRELFEQARTGLEKFEGQQSTTTG
- a CDS encoding regulatory protein RecX gives rise to the protein MARAICLRLLTMAPKTRAQLAEALRKRDVPDEAAEAVLSRFSELGLINDEAFAAAWVDSRHHSRGLAKRALAAELRHRGVDTDTVKEAVERLDSDQEADTARRLVERKLASTRSLDPQKRTRRLAGMLARKGYSAGLAFRVIREALEAEGIDMEEDLP
- a CDS encoding ABC transporter permease, which produces MTGTRVLIRLILRRDRVLLPVWIAISALLPASIASSTTALYADQAARDAFAAASMSNPAQLATRGHIYDASVGGLTAWTLGSSGALIGGLISILLVTRHTRVEEETGRRELLSSGVIGRHAPLAAVLAVVLAANLLLGLLSVPALVGNGLPAGSSLLFGLSTAAGGWAFAAVAALTAQLTASSGTARGMAIAIGGLLFALRSVADTAGIGWLAWLSPFGWVRLTKPYAGDQWWVLGLVALFVAALAAAAFALSTRRDVAGGLLPARQGPATGGLPGAFGLAGRLHRGTLAGFAIGFGLLGALLGMSARGLDTQLDTPQFQELASTIGGPDARISDVFFTFVMYVLSQLVTGAALVSALRARGEEAAGRADLLLSTPVGRLRWALSHLVFATVGPALLLTVLGAAAGLAYDGDVARVAGATLAYLPAVWTVVGIATLLFGVLPRLAAAASWTALGLFLVVDLLAEFKLVTGVLLDLSPYVHVPAMLLGGASSSVAPLLGLTAVAVTLAAAGLAFLHRRDLVPSA
- a CDS encoding ABC transporter ATP-binding protein encodes the protein MNAALRADGLVKTFGQARALDRLDLTVETGEVHGFLGPNGAGKTTTIRILLGQMRADGGRVELLGGDPWHDATELHRRLAYVPGDVTLWPSLTGGEVIDLLGRVRGGLDPGRRAELLERFELDPRKKCRTYSKGNRQKVALVAAFASDVELLVLDEPTSGLDPLMEAVFNECVLREKRNGRTVLLSSHILSEVETLCDRVSIIRAGRTVESGSLADLRHLTRTSVTAELIGPAPGLATLPGVHDLTVDGARLRCQVDGDALTAVLAELAGAGVRTLTTRPPTLEELFLRHYEGAVR